ccattttgAGAGCGTAAATGGGAGGCACAAGCCAAGCCAGACAACGTTGTCAACCGCAACCAACAATATTGAACAAAGGCTGCCTGCCTACAACTCTTAAAAGACAAGAGTTCTTTTACACGGTTAGTTAGTGCTCAGCCAGCCAAgccaattattattattattattaggatTAGGATTAGGATTACGATGAACCACACTTGACATTTCTCTTCTGCCACGTGCCATCCATTCTGCCTTATTTCACACAAACTCCATGCACCCAAACGTTacacattcttcttcttcttctctctatatatatcaaAGCTCACCCTCACTCTTTCCTGTTCCtcccaaatctctctctctctctctctctctctctctcatggctCTGAGAATCGCCATGCCGGCGGTGGCTGTGTTTCTAGCTTTGATGGCCGTGTCCATGGCCCAGCCTCCAGCTTCATCACCCACCACCACCCCCACCCCTACCACACCATGCCCCACGGCCACCCCACCATCACCAACGACGACGCCCACCCCCATGTCGCCGCCGCCATCTCCCACCCCCACGTCGCCGCCGCCATCTCCCACCCCAATGCCGCCGCCGCCATCTCCCACCCCAATGCCGCCTCCTCCATCTCCCACCCCCACGTCGCCGCCTCCATCTCCCACCCCTGCGTCGCCGCCGCCATCTCCCACCCCCATGTCTCCGCCGCCATCTCCCACCCCCAGGTCTCCGCCGCCATCTCCCACCCCCACGTCGCCGCCTCCATCTCCCACACCCATGCCGCCGCCTCCATCTCCCACCCCCACGTCGCCGCCGCCATCTCCCTCCCCCACGTCGCCGCCTCCATCTCCCACCCCTACGTCCCCGCCGCCATCTCCCACCCCTACGTCCCCGCAGCCATCTCCCACCCCTACGTTGCCGCCGCCATCTCCCACCCCCATGTCCCCGCAGCCATCTCCCACCCCTACGTTGCCGCCGCCATCTCCCACCCCCATGTCGCCGCCGCCATCACCCACCCCCACGTCGCCCCCGCCATCTCCCACCCCCACGTCGCCTCCGCCACCGCCACCTCCCACCCCCACCTCGCctccgccaccgccaccgccacctcCCACCCCCACGTCGCCTCCGCCACCGCCACCTCCCACACCCATGTCGCCGCCTCCATCTCCCACCCCTACGTCTCCGCCGCCATCTCCCACCCCCATGTCGCCGCCGCCGGCTACCCCTCCGTCCAACTCCCCGCCTCCATGCAAGGAAGCACCATCGCCATGCTGCTAACGTTGATTGGAGGGGCTACAGTGATGCTTGTTTAGTTTGATCAACTACTAGTCATTGATTTCATCCTTAATTATTCTCTTCCATAATTTGATGTAGATTTGGATATCTATTTTCtgtatccattttttttttttttttgggttcatGTTTAATATTagttcttattattattatgctttTTTTGCTTGGGAGCTGCATTTTGGATTTGTGAGGAGGGTTGAGGATTTTattaaggaaaattctatttacaaccaTAATTTTTACTCTTCGTAATCAGcgtaaagtaaaattttaatttttactatttacaacCAGAGTGATTTCTTTTTGCAACAATCCATATTTCAAATATACCCTCCAAACACTCATCTCTCAAAAGATACCTCCACGCGCAGTAAACCCACTCTATTATTCAAATAACAGCAGCTATAGCTAATTAGATATAAgatattagaaaattattaatatttttaaaaattaaaataattttttaatattatcaaataacatacatctatataatttatatttaaaaataatataatttataatatcaattactagttcaataacataatttacatactacgaatgaattaaatcaatgaattcaaaaaaaacataatatatatgtaatatatatgtatggctatATAATATGAAATCATTCTCACAgtatttgtaatattataattatatatatatattacataaattattatatatattataatatataaaatatatatatatatatattctcctgAACTTGAGGTTCAAGAGAATTGAATTCTCCCGAATCTCAACATTCGGGAGAATTCATATTCTTCGAATTTATAAATTTGGAGTTGTATGAACCTCTCGAATTTTGAGGTTCGGGAGTTGAGGGATGCCCCGAACAACAGGGTTCGGGGGCTAGGAGATACCTCGAATCTCGAGGTTCGGGGAACCCTAAATTGCCCGAATCCCAAGGTTCGGGACATCCCCCAGCTCCCGAACTTTAGGGTTCGGGACTTCGGACAATTTTGGAGTTCAGAGGTTGAGGGATGCCTCGAACCCCGGGGTTTGGGGGCTGGGAGATGTCCCGAACTCAGAGATTCGGGAAACTCCAAATTGCCAGAACCCTAAGGTTCGGGGCATTTCCCAAGTCCCGAACCTTAGGATTCGGGGCTTGAAGGCACCTCcgaaagatattttttattttttaattaatcttatttttttaattcttttgtcgtgcatgtaaattatgtgatttaattcatCCGCAGTGTaggtaaattatgtgatttaactagtgattgatgttataaattatgttatttttaaaaataaattatatggatgcatgttatttgataatattgagaaattattttaatttttaaaaatattaataattttctactGTCTTATATCGATCTACTATAATTGTTGCTatttgaataatagaataaaatgacTGTGGCGATGGTGGGTGAAGAAGTGGGTGCACGCGCTTGAAGAGTAATGGTGAATGATTGATCGTAAACAATTTAAATGAAGGgtaaatatgagttttcatctGAGGATATTTTAGGGATATTAAAAGTGGGTTACGGAGAGCAAAAATGAtggttacaaatagaatttcccttttaTTAATCATCAGATGCCACAGCTCTTTTTTAACACTTTTTACTGCAGCTGATGAATAAATTCACTCTGATTCTTGCTGCCTTTCCctacatatatattaatgttaattttgGGTCTGAATTATGACATAATTTCCGGGCAAGAATTCTCTAATTGCTTCAAGAAAACCCATTAATTCAGAGAATCAATGAAATAAGAACTAAAACAAGAGAAGATAtctttttcacacacacacacacatatatatataatagagtCCAACtaagagaaaatgtttaattaagCCTTCTTAATTATTAAGGAAAGTAATTAATTACTAGCTAGCTAGATAATGAAATCTTGCTTCGAAGTAGTTCAAATCTTATTGGAGTGcaagaaaaatttgatttaaacaAAAGGCTAAATTAATGGAGAaagtgattattattttttttttagtgaatcTTCCCCCCACAGAATAATGAATGTTTCCATATATATTAAGCcataattttaagaataatgaaTGTTGCTCACCTTATTTTAACATCATCCCAAGCATGAGAGTTGATGTCGCAGATGGACCTTATGGCGTGTTGTTCTTCAGGTGACTATGTGTACAAGACAATCCTGACCGAGagctcactacaagaaattcgaGTTTTAACGATGAAAATTTCTGTCGCTATTTTGTGACGGAACAGAGATGGATtgcaaaatttttgttttttttgagGATTAGCAAcggaaaaaaaatttgttgctaaaaacataaaaaaataaaaaataataattttttggcGACGAAAaataaattccgtcgctaaattttaaaataaaaaattaattttaacgacgaactttaaaaataaaatataatgacaAGAAGTTATTTCGTCGTaaactttgaaaataaaaaataaaaaattaaaatttaatattaatttaaataaccaaaaaaataaaaaagttaaaaaattaaaggcaGCCacagattttttaatttttaattttttttatttttattcaattaatttataaatatttaaatttgagattaatatttaaatatataaatatttaaattttataaaaattaaatatattaatgtatatttaaaaaataatttaaataaatatattaagtttaaaaatcataatattgttaaattctaaatatataaattaatatatttcatgtgcataacataaaaaatatattaaatatataataattatttatttataatatttattaaatgtgtacaaaatgtaaacaaacactacatttgaaaaataaataaaaagtttaaaaatcataatattattaaaatttttattattttaaattttagaaatcataaaaataaaacaatgtcgatggattacattatatagaaaTGAGTTTACGAGCTATCTTGTCAATTttgttttctctataaataggagaatttttcgctaagctaaaaagtttaaaaaccataatatatggATGTCATTGTGTCTTATACTTGATAACAGTACatcatatgtcactatctaatatGTAGATattgtaacacaattaaatgtacaattaagtcattcataataaacaattaGAGAAGTGACATGTGTTActcttgttaaaaaataaaaaaatatatgaataaatatttatttaatatatttaggtagcgtttgttaaaatgagcagaataaaagaatatcaagataaattCGGAATGATTTtcccccttaatagttatattataaaaaaaactcaagattTATCCTAGTAATTTGTAAATGTTCTGTaagttttgtttaatataattttttttatagaaaaaaattaattatttgagataacaaactattaataaataattcaatatatcaaactaatttattataattagtaaatttataatataattatacttttaaataaatattaatttgaaatacaataatttaaattattttattatcacattttagatgattacaataagattttattcaaattacattatttttatcaattaaataattattagtattatttttataaattatatatatttttttatttaattattaaatattaaaaaaagtaaataaattgaagATGAAGGAATCTTCTCACCTTTTTCCTGGCCAAATCTTCCCTTCCCCCTAAAAATCCTTATGTCTCCAAACCTCCCCCAAATCCCTAAGTCCCCCATCTCTAGCTCTCTAGCTCTCTCATCCTCGCCCTCACTCTCGCATCTCTCTCGTTGCCTTGCCCTCACCCTTGGTGTCTCGCTCCCGCTCGCTGCTCGCTCTCGCCTTCTCGCTCGCGCTTGCTGCCTCGCCCTCACCTTCGCTATCTCGCTCTTGCTtgctgcctcgccctcgccctcaccctcatTGTCTCGCTTTCGCTCactgctcgccctcgctctctcgcTCGCGGGTTGCCCTCGCCTCTCGCTTGTTGCCCCACCCTCACCCTCGCCTCTCACTTGCTTGCTTTGTCGCTTGCAAGTCGCCCTCGCTCGCCTCtcagttattttttattttgtggatatttgttttattttttatttttagaatttgtttgctgctcatatatgttaaatttaataaatttgtagtgttttcaatattaattctttttttctgtttaattctttttatgttccttttttttcttttttgcattgttttgtttgtttatatgCTTTGCTTGTAACCTTGGCCTTTTCAATGAATTATTAGAAttgttcatttctttcttttttatgttcttttctttcttttttgcattGTTTTATTAGAAATTTGTTTATTGCCTTGTTTGATGctcatataatttttatgttcctttctttttgcgttgttttgtttgtttatatgttttgtttattttcaataaattattagaaatgtttgttaggattgtaattttattcctatttttggttatatttaaaatttaaatatttaagtattaatttttagtattaattaattatttttttaataattttatgtttgttaggAATGTAGTGTTCTTTTTCTAACgtagtgaaaatattttattttttttatattttttaatatgcttTAGCGActaatttttggatttagcaacggaatattttcgtcactaaaactcgaaattcttgtagtgaagATCTTTGGGAGTGAGTTGTAGACAGGGGCTCTGATGTTGTATTTTGTTAGATTTAATTGGTTGATCATTTGTTGTGTATGAAAAATCCCTGAGATGTGTATTTATAATTTCCTTGCTTCCATTGTTGAATAGTTGTAGGGAAAAATTTTAGCCCATATATTTGAGCTATCAGAgtgtatatgaaaaaaattgagaaattttgtTGAGGTGTTACAGGTTATATCAGAGCACGGTTGAGATGAGTCGTTCCTGTACACATAAGGGTATTGAGAGGTGTTTAAGTTGCATTTAGTAGTGGGGTATGAGTCTGAATAAGAGTCTCCAATCTTAAGTCTCAATTATGAGAGGCATAAAGTGAAGTGTCCCCAAACATGTGTATGTAATATGGTATAGATTCGTATTGAGATGTGTCGGTAAGGGGACATATGTTCCAGACTTGGTTCTAGGATGAAGAGTGGGACATTTGGTAATTGATCTGATACTCGATTTTGTGTGCAGATCACGAGAAATCTTATCATTTTGTATGGACCTAGGAGGGCCAAGTTCCAAATTGTCGGATTCAGATTTGGGGCCACTAAACTTAATTTGGTATCGTTGGGAGCATGAGTTGTTCTCCTCAATGGGAGGTAAGCAGCATGAGGGAGAGTATGTGGTGAACTTCTTGTGGAGCGTGGATCAAGTGTTTCAATTGACCACGCATGAGCACCTATGGGGAATTATTGTTCTAGTGACAAGTATACTTagattttgggaaaaaaatgatcaattaaGTGAACGAGACCTAATGGATAAGGTCTAGGTTGCATTGGAGATTACATTGAtaatagaaaacaaatttgtgtTGAATATTGGAGCTTTTGGATAAGCATTGCAGATGATGTAGAGCCATAAAAAATGGAATATAGAGGGACCATAAAAATAAAGCTAAAAAGAAACAAGCTGAGCAATAAGAGTTTAATTGCAAATGCAAGATTTGTTAGATAAGAGTTTAATTTATCCACATGTGTTCCTTGAGACATTCCTAGGCTATTGTGAATGGAAGGAAGTGTGAATTTAATATGTTCATTGAACATTATGTTTTGGATAGGGTCATCATTAGGAATAGATACCCATGTGTTCTAAATGTGTTTCTGGACTAAGGTATGGTCGAGGTATTGTCAATTAAAGGTACGATGTGAGCAATGGATAGCCTTAGGACGGTATTTAGATTATGATGTTATAATGAGGAATCTTTGCTGTCATCTTTTAATGTGATTGATGATGTCTCCTAAGCTGATCAATGTGCTAGTGGTCGAAACATGACCCAGATAAGGTTATAAATTAGATGGAGGAGTTAGAGTGTAAAGTCAAGCAGTGCTTTTAATGGGCTCGAACTTGTTGGGAACCTAGGATGTAAACGTAACATCGGATTTGGGTTTGTTGCCCCAAAAATCGACAATGAGTGTGATTAGATTTTAAATGGTGAGATAAGTGGTCGGGCTAGTTATGCTTAGTGTGTAATGAGGATTATGGGTTGGCTTGGGAGCCAAGGAAAGTTGAGAGCATTTACATTATTGTGGAAGAGCAATTCAACGAGTTAGGCATTGTTAGACTCTAAGAGTCGGGAAAGAAGTGGGATCTGTCCCCCTTAGTGGATGGAATGAGCCAATACAAATTTCGGGGACAAAATTTTGATAGGAGAGGAGACTGTAACATCTCAGTATTtcagaaataaataataaatattaatactggtatttgaaatgatttgaaGTGATCTATGACTTATTGGAGTTTTGtggatttgaataatttaatgaaaaaattaattattgtctttgAGGGGATTATTGAATGTCTGtggatttaaggaaaaatattaatttattttgatttaaagaaaTGGACAAGTAATTGATAAAATTGAGGTATAAAGAGGTATTATCAAGGTGGGGTGTGGTAATTTCTGGAAATTGTGGATCTAgatgtaatttttgaaagtgcAGTAGAGTctccttaaaattaaaaatgtgcaTATAATGGGTTGAGGAAGCTCGTGGATTAGGTAGCGCGCGAGGGAGGGAGGCTGTAGGCAGTCGTGAGTTCGAGGCCGGGGCTAAGCGCGTGCTAGGAAGGAAAATGCTGGATTTTTCCAACTAAAGCCAACGTAGTTTCGGGCTGAGGTGGTGGCATCACTAGCTGCCACGCGACCAGCCCCCAGCTGCCCATTTCTTTTGCCTTATAAAGCCACAATTTTGTTGTAAATCGTGTGCAATCAAGCAATAATAAAGAAgggaaaaattggagaagaagaaggcgaaCAACAACCGAAAAAGATAAGGGAATCAAgggaaaatagaggaaaaattaaggaaaatgtgGGGAAAACATTTATTAAGAATTTGGTGTGgttagattaattaatttttgaccGTGATCTTGTTAATTTTTAGTGAAAATATTATGATGTGGCACCATCTAAAATTAtcagaatacccctacgcgctaatAGTCTCATTTGTCACGTGTATCACttgagagactgacacgtggcaagtcaacgaTCCGGAGCGGAGTCCGAAAAATCCAGGCTGGGCCataagacccgttccaacttgaccgagATCCTCGAgagtcgtgcccgctcatcatgggttttatctcgggtaccccataGCGGGTCTGCCTAAAATGACAAGAGTCctcaccaggtatgcctatgctctacatctcttacatttattactacttgcatttattctactgatttgagtGTCAGAGTCCACCCCAGGGGACCCTAGCTCATCACTCTGTTGTCTTACAGGTTCCATCACCGAGGTCCAACATCATTAAGTTCAAGGTTCTATTCCCGAGGTCCAGctgcagaggtggcacgtggtggtcggtcccaaaaaccatcatcatttggcgcccaccgtggggccgatgTCCAAACTTGCCAGCCTCTTCTTtcctcacctcggacctcggtCTTTCCACAAGTGTTAAACGACTTTCACTCCTTGCCATAACTAACTATATGGATCCCCGAAGAGACGTGACTCGTAACCAGGTCGGTGCCAATCTAGAGGCCCCGCCACAAGGGGAGAATCCGCCACCTCCAGCCAATCCAATTCCCGAGGAATGACTCACCAGGCTGGAGAATCAGGTCCAACAGttaactgagttgttgactAGTTATTTGCACCAGAATGAACAACATCATCCGTATGTGCCCTCTCAGCGGGTGGAGCACTAGTCACCTCCTCCTACTCGGGAGCCTCATCAATCTCGCCAGTCGGGACAAGAAATCCACCCCTTTGAGGCGGCAGGATCTACTTCTTCCCCCTCACGAGAAGGAGGGACTTCGCAGGAGAGGCGATTGCATTTCCTAGAGAGGCAAGTCCAAgaactcaagaagggaaaggaataGCTGCCCCACCTtggctctaaccaacccttgagcaaGGGCATCATGTCAGAGGTTCCACCAGAAAGTTTTGTATCCCATCCATCAAGCTTTATGACGAAAGCACAGACCCCTATGATCACGTAaagcttttctcctctcacatgctggtgcaatcggggtcAGATGCGATGTGGTGTTAGGCATCTTCGGCTACTTTAGGAGGTCATGCCTGGACTTGGTACTCTTGtcttccccatcgttccatcaatAGTTGGGAAGAGCTAAAGACCTGTTTCCTAGCCCATtacgctcccttgaagcgccaccgaaagtcttccatggctctagtgaacatcaagcaaaaccagggtgaatccctaagggatTTCGTGGCTAGGTTCAATGAGGAGGCGTTTAGCATTGACGAGTTCGATCAGTAGATCACAATGGTGGCTCTCCAGAATGGCTTGAGGGCTGGGCCATTCGCTCAGTCCTTGgccaagactccacctcgtactttcacaAAGGCCCTTGCACGGGCAAATAAGTACATCAACGctgaagaggtgatgaaggtgaagcgggCTAAACAACctgacaagaaagaaagagaaaatgaggagaAAAATTCGGTGGTGGAACAGAAGACGGACAATCGCCCCTCTCGAGCTCCAAATCGCCCGGGTTTTGGGGGTGCACGGGGAAGCCCAGTGAGTTACACTTTCCTCAATGCTAGTCGAGCAGAGATTCTCCTAGCACTAGAGGATAAGAATTATTTGCGACGTCCTCCCCCGCTGAAGTCTCCACCTAACACCCGAAACAAAAAGAAGTATTGTCGCTTCCACCACGACCACGGCCATGAGACAGAGGATTGCATCCAATTAAAAGAGGAGATACAGAAGCTTATCAACCAGGTCGAGATTTCGTTGGTCGAGAAGGTGTGAGCTCGGGCAGGGTAGAATCCCAACCGGAGCAAAGAATGAGGTTTCCTACTCATGATTGCTTTCGAGAGCAAAGTCGAACACCGCCCCGAAGAGAAGGAAAATAGCTCGCCGAGAAGGAGGACAGAAGTTTATCTTGTACACGTTGGCGGTAGGAACAGTTCCAGGGCCTCACTTAACTGCTTCCAAGAGCGTGGTAAAGGAGAAAGTGGTCATCACATTCTCCGAAGAGGATATTCCGAGCTAGCCCAAGTATTCAGATCCGTTGGTGATCACTGCTCAGGTAGGAGAGTGGGAAATGAGGCGAATCCTCGTGGACCCGGGTAGCTCTTCGGAGATTCTCTACAAGAGGGCGTTCTTGGGGATGGGGTTCACTCTTGATCAGCTGAGGCCAGTCCATGTCCCATTGGTAGGTTTTGATGGAATGGTGATTCATTCTGAGGGGTTGATCCGGCTGCCCCTGACGGTCGGTAGTGGCTCTCATAAATCCCAGGTGACATTGGAGTTTTTGGTTGCTGATGTGCCCTCGGCATACAATATGATCCTTGGTAGGTTTGGGCTTAGTG
The Diospyros lotus cultivar Yz01 chromosome 12, ASM1463336v1, whole genome shotgun sequence DNA segment above includes these coding regions:
- the LOC127787489 gene encoding uncharacterized protein LOC127787489 encodes the protein MGVGDGGGDVGVGDGGGDMGVGGGGGGGDVGVGGGGGGGGGEVGVGGGGGGGDVGVGDGGGDVGVGDGGGDMGVGDGGGNVGVGDGCGDMGVGDGGGNVGVGDGCGDVGVGDGGGDVGVGDGGGDVGEGDGGGDVGVGDGGGGMGVGDGGGDVGVGDGGGDLGVGDGGGDMGVGDGGGDAGVGDGGGDVGVGDGGGGIGVGDGGGGIGVGDGGGDVGVGDGGGDMGVGVVVGDGGVAVGHGVVGVGVVVGDEAGGWAMDTAIKARNTATAGMMERTRRILDLNEQDEENGSSSHRGRSVSRATSSRHSRSANSATSNHRSRSTNRAASSRRQEERSSPSESRLDRIERILEGVLTHVTRNEPPRHTPHMLDQYRRQRPPVFRGKVGDDPSAAEYWIEQTEKLLQHLQCSNEEKVNCATFMLEEEAARWWQSAQRALQRTPRQAAQDLRPRQAQAITWEAFKEVFNAKYFPQSWKEERTWEFMNLKQTDEMSVTQYDVKFTQLIRYVPMYETDERQKAQKFVSGLKVDLQ